The genomic stretch GTATCTAGACTCCCTAGTCTAAAATGTTGGTTCTAGAGTACTCAGTAATCCATCACCAACCACACAGGGGATGCATGACTCGGTGTTTTTACAGTGCGAGCGATATCGTCTCCCGGCGTTGCACGTTCAGGTATCCAAGGCTTCGGTGAGCTTGCCGGTCAACTCCTCCACTTTTTCCATCATTTCGACCCGTTCCCCTTCTTGCTGATTGTTGCATTGAAGCAGCTCGTCCGCCAGGTTGAGCGCGGCCAGGATGGCGATTTTCCCGCTGTCGACCACGGGGACGTGACG from bacterium encodes the following:
- a CDS encoding cell division protein ZapA, whose protein sequence is MASKGTTSIDVEIFGSVYHVRGEQDPEYLRRLADVVDGKMRDISRHVPVVDSGKIAILAALNLADELLQCNNQQEGERVEMMEKVEELTGKLTEALDT